A genomic region of Rhodococcus pyridinivorans contains the following coding sequences:
- a CDS encoding enoyl-CoA hydratase, whose amino-acid sequence MTDFETILLDRKGRVGIVTLNRPKALNALNSQLMREVVAAVEELDADDEIGAILLTGSEKAFAAGADIKEMAPKTFAEVYAEDLFSQWDRLSSVRKPIVAAVSGYALGGGCELAMLCDFIIASDTAKFGQPEIKLGVIPGIGGSQRLTRAVGKAKAMDMCLTGRNMDAEEAERAGLVSRIVPAAELFDVALETATTIASMSLPVAIMAKEAVNRSFETTLAEGVKFERRVFHSTFATADQKEGMAAFVEKRAPEFKHA is encoded by the coding sequence GTGACCGATTTCGAGACCATCCTGCTCGACCGCAAAGGCCGCGTCGGCATCGTCACCCTCAATCGGCCGAAGGCGCTCAACGCCCTCAACAGCCAGTTGATGCGTGAGGTCGTCGCCGCCGTCGAGGAACTCGACGCGGACGACGAGATCGGTGCGATCCTGCTCACCGGCTCGGAGAAGGCGTTCGCCGCCGGCGCCGACATCAAGGAGATGGCTCCGAAGACCTTCGCCGAGGTCTACGCGGAAGACCTGTTCTCGCAGTGGGATCGGCTCTCGTCCGTCCGCAAGCCGATCGTCGCTGCGGTGTCGGGCTACGCGCTCGGTGGCGGTTGCGAGCTGGCGATGCTGTGCGACTTCATCATCGCGTCCGACACCGCCAAGTTCGGTCAGCCCGAGATCAAGCTCGGCGTCATCCCGGGCATCGGCGGATCGCAGCGTCTCACCCGCGCCGTGGGCAAGGCCAAGGCCATGGACATGTGTCTGACCGGCCGCAACATGGACGCCGAGGAGGCCGAGCGCGCCGGACTCGTCTCGCGCATCGTTCCCGCCGCCGAACTGTTCGACGTGGCGCTCGAGACGGCGACGACCATCGCGTCGATGTCGCTGCCGGTTGCGATCATGGCGAAGGAGGCCGTCAACCGGTCCTTCGAGACGACGCTGGCCGAGGGCGTGAAGTTCGAGCGCCGCGTGTTCCATTCGACGTTCGCCACCGCCGACCAGAAGGAAGGCATGGCGGCCTTCGTCGAGAAGCGCGCGCCGGAGTTCAAGCACGCCTGA
- a CDS encoding sulfotransferase family protein — protein MSERTTVGTVEDLHASATRLTGLTDFGDDDYRDGLEVLLESYARDEKLTPLGSKMSRVFLRGALVARLLSESAWSAHPEHTDVPVTRPIFVTGLPRTGTTALHRLLAADPAHQGLEMWLTEMPQPRPPRETWAENPVFAGIEAGFAQHHVEHPEFMGVHYMSAAEVEECWQLLRQSFRSISYECLAHLPTYSQWLAEQDWTAAYARHRRNLQLIGLPDADKRWVLKNPSHLFALDELLTVYPDALVVVTHRDPRTVIPSVCSLAAQATEGWSDAFAGETIGRSQLDLWARGFDHFTEVRRRHDPARFVDVDYRDFVADPLGTVGGLYDRFGLPFTAEAERAMADLHEESRSGARKPAHRYTLEEFGLSVGEVDERFRDYAYR, from the coding sequence ATGAGCGAACGCACCACCGTCGGCACCGTCGAGGATCTGCACGCTTCCGCGACCCGCCTGACGGGCCTGACCGATTTCGGCGACGACGACTACCGTGACGGGCTCGAGGTCCTGCTCGAGTCGTATGCGCGGGACGAGAAGCTCACCCCGCTCGGCAGCAAGATGTCACGGGTCTTCCTGCGCGGCGCCCTCGTGGCGCGGTTGCTGTCGGAATCTGCCTGGTCTGCCCATCCCGAGCACACGGACGTCCCGGTCACCCGGCCGATCTTCGTCACCGGCCTGCCCCGTACCGGCACGACGGCACTGCACCGCCTACTCGCCGCGGATCCCGCCCATCAGGGGCTCGAGATGTGGCTGACCGAGATGCCGCAACCGCGACCTCCTCGCGAGACCTGGGCGGAGAATCCCGTCTTCGCCGGGATCGAGGCCGGATTCGCACAGCACCACGTCGAGCATCCCGAATTCATGGGTGTGCACTACATGTCGGCCGCCGAGGTCGAGGAATGCTGGCAGTTGCTGCGCCAGTCGTTCCGCTCGATCTCCTACGAGTGCCTGGCCCACCTGCCCACCTATTCGCAGTGGCTCGCGGAGCAGGACTGGACCGCGGCCTATGCCCGGCACCGGAGGAATCTGCAGCTCATCGGACTGCCGGACGCCGACAAGCGGTGGGTGCTCAAGAATCCCAGTCATCTGTTCGCACTGGACGAACTGCTCACGGTGTATCCGGACGCGCTCGTCGTCGTCACCCATCGAGATCCGCGCACCGTGATCCCGTCGGTGTGCAGCCTCGCGGCGCAGGCCACAGAGGGATGGTCCGACGCGTTCGCCGGTGAGACGATCGGGCGCAGCCAGCTCGACCTCTGGGCACGGGGTTTCGATCATTTCACCGAGGTGCGCCGCCGGCACGATCCCGCTCGTTTCGTCGACGTGGACTACCGGGATTTCGTCGCCGATCCGCTCGGCACCGTCGGCGGCCTGTACGACCGGTTCGGTCTGCCGTTCACCGCGGAGGCCGAACGCGCGATGGCCGACCTGCACGAAGAAAGCCGCAGCGGGGCAAGGAAACCCGCGCACCGGTACACGCTCGAGGAGTTCGGGCTGAGTGTGGGCGAGGTCGACGAACGTTTCCGCGACTACGCGTACCGCTGA
- a CDS encoding enoyl-CoA hydratase/isomerase family protein, which translates to MTGQEPEILIDVKDGIGRITLNRPKAINALNHAMVLEMSKALSAWENDDSVRAVLVRGAGERGLCAGGDIVSIYHDAKDGGTGSQDFWRDEYILNAAIGRYPKPYIAIMDGIVMGGGVGISAHGNVRIVTERSSIAMPETGIGFVPDVGGTYLLSRTPGEIGTHIALTTGRMKAGDAVTLGFADHYLPFDSLDKFVAALESGPLEDALAEYSQPAPESALLGQREWIDAAYSADTVEEIVERLRASDVPEARETAGQVLAKSPVALKVTLRSLRHARQLGSLEEVLNEEFRVSTASLKSHDLVEGIRAQVVDKDRNPQWSPATLADVTEADVDAYFQPLGDLELGLAAPKENDR; encoded by the coding sequence ATGACCGGGCAGGAACCCGAGATCCTCATCGACGTGAAGGACGGCATCGGCCGTATCACGCTCAACCGGCCCAAGGCCATCAACGCCCTCAACCACGCCATGGTCCTCGAGATGTCGAAGGCCCTGAGCGCGTGGGAGAACGACGATTCGGTGCGTGCCGTGCTGGTGCGCGGTGCCGGTGAGCGCGGCCTGTGCGCCGGCGGCGACATCGTCTCGATCTACCACGACGCCAAGGACGGCGGCACGGGATCGCAGGACTTCTGGCGCGACGAGTACATCCTCAACGCCGCCATCGGTCGTTACCCGAAGCCGTACATCGCGATCATGGACGGCATCGTCATGGGCGGCGGCGTCGGGATCTCGGCGCACGGCAACGTCCGGATCGTCACCGAACGCTCGAGCATCGCGATGCCCGAGACCGGAATCGGATTCGTTCCCGACGTCGGCGGCACCTACCTGCTCTCGCGCACCCCCGGCGAGATCGGCACGCACATCGCGCTGACCACCGGACGGATGAAGGCCGGCGACGCCGTCACCCTGGGCTTCGCCGACCACTACCTGCCGTTCGATTCGCTCGACAAGTTCGTCGCCGCACTCGAATCCGGCCCGCTCGAGGACGCGCTCGCCGAATACTCGCAGCCCGCACCGGAATCGGCGCTGCTCGGGCAGCGCGAATGGATCGACGCGGCGTACTCCGCCGACACCGTCGAGGAGATCGTCGAACGCCTTCGGGCTTCCGATGTTCCGGAGGCACGGGAGACCGCCGGCCAGGTGCTCGCGAAATCGCCTGTCGCGCTGAAGGTGACCCTCCGCTCGCTGCGTCACGCCCGGCAGCTCGGCAGCCTCGAAGAGGTGCTGAACGAGGAGTTCCGGGTCTCGACCGCCTCGCTGAAGTCGCACGACCTCGTCGAGGGCATCCGCGCACAGGTCGTCGACAAGGACCGCAACCCGCAGTGGTCGCCGGCGACCCTCGCCGATGTCACCGAGGCCGACGTCGACGCCTACTTCCAGCCGCTCGGCGATCTCGAACTCGGGCTCGCCGCTCCCAAGGAGAACGACCGATGA
- a CDS encoding MarR family winged helix-turn-helix transcriptional regulator → MPAPLPLDPIAEAHRQWTAHGWGEVADGMAAVTSVMRAQQIMMARVEEVLKPFGLTFARYELLTLLHFTRSGALPMAKASARLQVHPTSVTNAVDRLEKAGLVRRTPHPSDRRATLIELTDEGRALAIQATEKLNTEVFARPGIPEEHIDTLLRIIATMRHDAGDFDTGGAPSKW, encoded by the coding sequence ATGCCCGCACCACTCCCCCTCGACCCCATCGCCGAAGCCCACCGCCAGTGGACCGCCCACGGCTGGGGCGAAGTCGCGGACGGCATGGCCGCGGTCACCTCGGTGATGCGGGCACAGCAGATCATGATGGCGCGGGTCGAGGAGGTGCTCAAGCCCTTCGGCCTGACCTTCGCCCGCTACGAACTGCTCACGCTGCTGCATTTCACCAGGTCGGGAGCATTGCCGATGGCGAAGGCCAGCGCGCGCCTGCAGGTGCACCCCACCAGCGTCACCAATGCCGTCGACCGGCTCGAGAAGGCCGGACTGGTCCGGCGTACCCCGCATCCGAGCGATCGACGGGCCACACTCATCGAACTCACCGACGAGGGACGGGCATTGGCGATCCAGGCGACGGAGAAGCTCAACACGGAGGTCTTCGCCCGGCCCGGCATTCCGGAGGAGCACATCGACACACTGCTGCGCATCATCGCGACGATGCGGCACGACGCCGGCGACTTCGACACCGGCGGTGCGCCTTCCAAGTGGTGA
- the mmsB gene encoding 3-hydroxyisobutyrate dehydrogenase: MSELPTVAFLGLGHMGGPMAANLVRAGYTVNGYDPVPAAQEEATKNGITVAETATDAVRGAQVVITMLPNGKLVLDLYDEILPAAEANTLFVDSSTIDVADARAAAEKARKAGHRAVDAPVSGGVAGAAAGTLAFMVGGGEDDFATAKPLLEAMGRKIVHCGGSGNGQAAKICNNMILGISMIAISEAFVLGEKLGLDNQALFDVASNASGQCWALTSNCPVPGPVPTTPANNDYTPGFAAALMDKDLGLAANAVRANGVEAELGLRAAELYHRFNTEGGGGLDFSAIITDIRDRSTVKDSQ; encoded by the coding sequence ATGAGTGAACTTCCCACCGTCGCCTTCCTCGGCCTCGGACACATGGGTGGGCCGATGGCCGCGAACCTCGTCCGCGCCGGGTACACAGTCAACGGTTACGACCCGGTTCCCGCTGCGCAGGAAGAGGCCACGAAGAACGGCATCACCGTCGCCGAGACCGCGACCGACGCGGTGCGCGGCGCCCAGGTCGTGATCACCATGCTGCCCAACGGCAAGCTCGTCCTCGACCTGTACGACGAGATCCTGCCTGCGGCCGAGGCGAACACGTTGTTCGTCGACAGCTCGACCATCGACGTCGCCGATGCCCGCGCGGCGGCGGAGAAGGCACGCAAGGCCGGTCACCGTGCCGTCGACGCCCCGGTCTCCGGCGGTGTCGCCGGTGCCGCCGCAGGCACCCTCGCGTTCATGGTCGGCGGCGGCGAGGACGACTTCGCCACCGCGAAGCCCCTGCTCGAGGCCATGGGACGTAAGATCGTCCACTGCGGCGGGTCGGGCAACGGCCAGGCCGCGAAGATCTGCAACAACATGATCCTGGGCATCTCGATGATCGCCATCAGCGAGGCATTCGTCCTCGGTGAGAAGCTGGGCCTCGACAACCAGGCACTGTTCGACGTCGCGTCCAACGCGTCCGGTCAGTGCTGGGCGTTGACGAGCAACTGCCCGGTGCCGGGCCCCGTCCCGACCACCCCCGCGAACAACGACTACACGCCAGGCTTCGCGGCCGCGCTCATGGACAAGGATCTCGGACTGGCCGCGAACGCGGTGCGCGCCAACGGTGTCGAGGCCGAACTCGGACTGCGTGCAGCCGAGCTCTACCATCGTTTCAACACCGAGGGTGGTGGAGGACTCGACTTCTCCGCCATCATCACCGACATCCGAGACCGCTCGACCGTGAAGGACAGCCAGTGA